One Terriglobia bacterium DNA segment encodes these proteins:
- the sixA gene encoding phosphohistidine phosphatase SixA: MIVYFLRHASAGQHKGDPAKDEKRPLDKDGIEQCGYIGRALAAMDIHVDTILSSPLKRATQTASLVGNEIAFEGKLTIDNALRPEASFAQFGDLLTRNARAEAIMVVGHNPNLSEFLSLLISNRSSESAVDLKKGAVARVEVDKAATLQWCLTPKLVRTVHESSANSSRPNKSRK, encoded by the coding sequence ATGATCGTCTATTTCCTGCGCCACGCCAGCGCAGGCCAGCACAAAGGTGACCCGGCCAAGGACGAGAAGCGTCCACTCGACAAGGACGGCATCGAGCAGTGCGGCTACATCGGCCGCGCGCTCGCGGCCATGGACATCCACGTGGACACCATCCTCTCCAGCCCGCTCAAGCGCGCCACCCAGACCGCCTCGCTCGTCGGCAACGAGATCGCGTTCGAGGGCAAGCTCACCATCGACAACGCTCTCCGTCCCGAAGCCAGCTTCGCCCAGTTCGGCGATCTGCTCACCCGCAACGCCAGGGCCGAAGCCATCATGGTGGTCGGACATAACCCCAATCTGAGCGAGTTCCTCAGCCTGCTGATCAGCAATCGCAGTTCAGAATCGGCGGTGGATCTGAAGAAGGGCGCGGTGGCCCGCGTCGAAGTGGACAAGGCGGCGACGCTCCAATGGTGCCTCACGCCCAAGCTGGTGCGCACCGTTCACGAAAGCTCTGCGAACAGCTCCCGACCGAACAAATCCCGGAAGTGA
- the ppk1 gene encoding polyphosphate kinase 1, translating to MARSLENPAYYINPEASWLKFNRRVLEEAEDERNPLLERVKFLAITASNLDEFFEVRVAALLQRIEDGYTEPGADGMAPADERDLIARETHEFVGAQYRCWSEGLRPALSDQGIRVLGLHELDADQLSYLNDYRQRELDPLLTPVTIDPAHPFPRVLNKALCVALLLRRRRRAAGTYMGVVTVPRALPRLVRLPDTEDYVFLADLVTMHAADMYSGYDIISAAAFRVTRNSNLYLQEEESRNLLESVRTELHNRRRGDAVRLEIEADANPEIIERLRTEFELENWQVFPTDGPVNVSRLMTLYEQSGKQELKYRSFVAREFHLTAKSRDLWEEIRRRDILLHHPFDSYDTVVSFIESACEDPRVLSVKQTLYRTSQNSPIVNALVDAAQEKEITAIVELKARFDEAPNIKWARYLEDAGVQVFHGVVGLKTHCKLTLIAREEADGVIHRYAHLGTGNYNEITSRFYTDVSLFTADEEVTSAVHAVFHFLTAYSERDSYQPLLVSPLNLAESFLSLIGREAEHARKGRPARIIAKMNGLLDKNIIQALYHASQAGVQIDLIVRGKCALRPGIRGVSDRIRVRSLVGRFLEHSRIFYFANGGEDEMYVGSADWMPRNLYDRVEVVFPVRDAMLRQRMLDEVLRVYLSDTVKARLLQPDGSYVRAEQLLTSRRKQAADLGPAGFNAQEFLIGLAEGKQALESVPVPSKSRVRAR from the coding sequence ATGGCCCGGTCCTTGGAAAACCCGGCGTACTACATCAACCCGGAAGCCTCCTGGCTCAAGTTCAACCGGCGTGTGCTTGAAGAAGCCGAGGACGAGCGCAACCCGCTACTGGAGCGAGTCAAGTTCCTGGCCATCACCGCCAGCAATCTGGACGAGTTCTTCGAGGTCCGTGTCGCCGCCCTGCTGCAGCGCATTGAGGACGGCTACACCGAGCCGGGCGCCGACGGCATGGCTCCCGCCGACGAGCGCGACCTCATCGCCCGCGAGACGCACGAGTTCGTCGGCGCGCAGTATCGCTGCTGGAGCGAGGGTCTGCGTCCCGCCCTGTCGGATCAGGGCATTCGCGTCCTGGGCCTGCACGAGCTCGACGCCGACCAGCTCTCGTACCTGAACGATTACCGCCAGCGCGAGCTCGACCCGCTGCTCACGCCGGTCACCATCGATCCTGCGCACCCTTTCCCGCGCGTGCTGAACAAGGCGCTGTGCGTGGCCTTGCTGCTGCGCCGCCGCCGTCGCGCCGCCGGAACGTACATGGGGGTCGTCACCGTCCCGCGCGCCCTGCCGCGCCTGGTCCGCCTGCCCGACACCGAGGACTATGTCTTCCTCGCCGACCTGGTCACGATGCACGCCGCCGATATGTATTCCGGCTACGACATCATCTCTGCCGCGGCCTTCCGCGTCACCCGCAACAGCAATCTTTATCTTCAGGAAGAGGAGTCGCGGAACCTGCTGGAGTCGGTGCGCACCGAGCTGCACAACCGCCGGCGCGGCGACGCCGTCCGTCTGGAGATCGAGGCAGACGCCAACCCCGAGATCATCGAGCGCCTGCGCACCGAGTTCGAGCTGGAGAACTGGCAGGTCTTTCCCACCGACGGACCGGTGAACGTCTCCCGGCTGATGACCCTCTACGAGCAGAGCGGAAAGCAGGAGCTGAAATATAGGAGCTTTGTAGCGCGCGAGTTCCACCTGACCGCCAAGTCGCGCGACCTGTGGGAGGAGATCCGCCGCCGCGACATCCTCCTGCACCACCCCTTCGATTCCTACGACACTGTGGTCTCGTTCATCGAGTCGGCCTGCGAGGACCCGCGCGTCCTCTCCGTCAAGCAGACGCTCTACCGCACAAGCCAGAACTCGCCCATCGTGAACGCTCTGGTGGACGCGGCGCAGGAGAAAGAGATCACCGCCATCGTCGAGCTCAAGGCGCGCTTCGACGAAGCGCCGAACATCAAATGGGCGCGCTACCTCGAGGACGCCGGCGTGCAGGTCTTTCACGGCGTCGTCGGCCTGAAAACCCACTGCAAGCTCACGCTCATCGCCCGCGAGGAAGCCGACGGAGTCATCCACCGCTACGCCCACCTCGGCACTGGCAACTACAACGAGATCACCTCGCGCTTCTACACCGACGTCAGCCTGTTCACCGCCGACGAGGAGGTCACCTCCGCGGTCCATGCTGTCTTCCATTTCCTGACCGCCTACTCCGAGCGCGACAGCTACCAGCCCTTGCTGGTTTCGCCCCTCAACCTGGCGGAGAGCTTCTTGTCGCTGATCGGCCGGGAGGCCGAGCACGCCCGCAAGGGCCGCCCGGCGCGCATCATCGCCAAGATGAACGGCCTGCTCGACAAGAACATCATCCAGGCGCTGTACCATGCCTCGCAGGCGGGAGTGCAGATCGACCTCATCGTGCGCGGCAAATGCGCTTTGCGGCCGGGGATCCGCGGCGTCAGCGACCGCATCCGCGTGCGCTCCCTGGTGGGACGCTTCCTCGAGCACAGCCGGATCTTCTATTTCGCCAATGGCGGCGAGGATGAGATGTACGTCGGGAGCGCCGACTGGATGCCGCGCAACCTCTACGACCGCGTCGAGGTCGTGTTCCCGGTGCGCGATGCCATGCTGCGGCAGCGCATGCTCGACGAGGTGCTGCGCGTCTATCTCTCCGACACCGTCAAGGCCCGCCTGCTCCAGCCCGACGGTTCCTACGTTCGCGCCGAGCAGCTGCTCACTTCACGCCGCAAGCAGGCTGCCGATCTCGGCCCCGCCGGCTTCAACGCGCAGGAATTCCTCATCGGTCTCGCCGAGGGCAAGCAGGCGCTGGAGTCGGTCCCCGTGCCCAGCAAGTCGCGCGTGCGCGCCCGATGA
- a CDS encoding CHAD domain-containing protein translates to MPIDRQRNQMLCRRLSRLLNQVADKPQPDTVHQFRTTARRIEALLEALSPDPDKNQRRLTKRVVKLRRRAGRVRDIDVQMAALRSLKIGRDAQRKDRLMQALAELRSKREKRLVSVLDKETIREVRKRLRKAAKGLSLFAEPAAMDGALDAAAPFDPIATSLRMFVRVARAQGAPLREDNLHAYRLETKHVRYVAEMAGEDQTAQKIVAELKRMQDTIGEWHDWLVLTQRAQEMLAPAPESPLIAALQNVTRAKFREAISVCTDARKNLLEVARTVLPPRKSAAGVHEPAVAASA, encoded by the coding sequence ATGCCGATCGATCGGCAACGGAATCAAATGCTCTGCCGGCGGCTCAGCCGGCTTCTTAACCAGGTCGCAGACAAACCGCAGCCGGACACGGTGCACCAGTTCCGCACCACGGCGAGGCGCATCGAGGCGCTGCTGGAGGCACTCAGCCCGGATCCCGACAAGAACCAGCGCAGACTCACCAAGCGCGTCGTGAAGCTGCGGCGGCGCGCAGGACGAGTGCGCGACATCGACGTGCAGATGGCGGCGCTGCGCAGCCTGAAGATCGGTCGGGACGCACAGCGCAAGGACCGCCTGATGCAGGCGCTGGCTGAGCTGCGGAGCAAGCGGGAAAAGAGGCTGGTTTCGGTGCTGGACAAGGAAACGATCCGCGAGGTGCGCAAGCGCCTGCGCAAGGCAGCGAAGGGCCTAAGCCTGTTCGCGGAGCCGGCGGCGATGGACGGCGCCTTGGACGCGGCCGCGCCGTTCGACCCGATAGCTACGTCGCTCCGCATGTTCGTCCGGGTGGCGCGGGCGCAGGGAGCGCCGCTGCGGGAAGACAATCTGCACGCGTATCGCCTGGAGACCAAGCACGTGCGGTACGTGGCCGAGATGGCCGGCGAAGACCAGACCGCGCAAAAGATCGTGGCGGAACTGAAGCGCATGCAGGATACGATCGGCGAGTGGCACGATTGGCTGGTGCTGACGCAGCGGGCGCAGGAGATGCTGGCGCCGGCGCCGGAGTCCCCGCTGATCGCCGCGCTGCAAAACGTGACGCGGGCAAAGTTCCGCGAGGCGATCTCGGTGTGTACCGACGCCCGCAAGAACCTGCTAGAGGTCGCACGGACCGTGCTGCCGCCCCGCAAATCAGCCGCCGGAGTCCACGAACCGGCCGTAGCGGCGAGCGCGTGA
- a CDS encoding Ppx/GppA family phosphatase, translating to MPVLAAIDIGSNSVRLKIASLTRRRLKTVHEDREVTRLGESVFKTGMLAPDAMARTVKVLRRFHKAIQAHGATAVRAVATSALREARNAPSFLEWVLSATGWKLETISGLEEARLIHLGILGNLRGTRSPMLLMDLGGGSCELTVSVQRHIRVTVSLPLGAVRLTEEFLRHDPPKKNELASLQRIIAQRIGRVAPRIARAGVKMMIATSGTAAALDAMFKARLGGSKREKVSAQVPRKAVVKLAEMLAKRNHQQRASVPGLGTKRAEIIVAGATVYAEVMERCDLPSFLCSPLGLRDGLLAQMAAEQHLSARSTRQIAADRWDSLLTAGKRYHVDMLHARQVRELAMRLFDELQDVHQLPEDYREWLSAAAMLHEVGSYVNRTGWHRHAYYIIAHSEILGYTPQQRRIIAAIARYLGALLPTPGQPYLKALSPPDRKLVPKAVALLRLARALNQGRRGAVTGVTARVKDGRVTLELKAVKRIGADLELWMLDKERGHFRDLFGRELFAELT from the coding sequence ATGCCGGTACTGGCAGCCATCGATATCGGATCGAACTCGGTGCGGCTCAAGATCGCGAGCCTCACCAGGCGGCGCCTGAAGACCGTGCACGAGGACCGCGAAGTCACGCGGCTGGGCGAGTCGGTGTTCAAGACCGGGATGCTGGCGCCGGACGCGATGGCGCGCACGGTGAAAGTGCTGCGGCGCTTCCACAAGGCCATCCAGGCGCACGGGGCCACGGCGGTTCGCGCGGTGGCGACCAGCGCGCTGCGCGAGGCGCGGAATGCACCATCGTTCCTGGAATGGGTGTTGTCGGCGACGGGCTGGAAGCTGGAGACCATCTCCGGACTGGAAGAGGCGCGGCTGATCCATCTGGGCATCCTGGGAAACCTGCGGGGCACGCGCTCGCCGATGCTGCTGATGGACCTGGGCGGCGGCAGCTGCGAGCTGACCGTCTCGGTGCAACGGCATATCCGGGTGACGGTCAGCCTGCCACTGGGAGCGGTGCGGCTGACGGAGGAATTCCTGCGGCACGATCCGCCGAAGAAGAACGAACTGGCCAGCCTGCAGCGGATAATCGCCCAGCGGATCGGGCGGGTGGCGCCGCGCATCGCACGTGCCGGCGTCAAGATGATGATCGCGACCTCGGGAACGGCGGCGGCGCTGGACGCGATGTTCAAAGCCAGGCTGGGCGGGAGCAAGCGGGAGAAGGTGTCCGCGCAGGTGCCGCGCAAGGCGGTGGTCAAGCTGGCGGAGATGCTGGCGAAACGGAACCACCAGCAGCGGGCGTCGGTGCCGGGACTGGGAACGAAGCGGGCGGAGATCATCGTGGCGGGCGCGACCGTGTATGCCGAAGTGATGGAGCGGTGCGACCTGCCCAGCTTCCTCTGTTCCCCGCTCGGCCTGCGCGATGGCCTGCTGGCGCAGATGGCGGCGGAACAACACCTGAGCGCCCGCTCCACCAGGCAGATCGCAGCCGACCGCTGGGACTCGCTGCTGACGGCGGGCAAGCGGTACCATGTGGACATGCTGCATGCGCGGCAGGTGCGCGAGCTGGCCATGCGGCTGTTCGATGAACTCCAAGACGTGCACCAGTTGCCCGAAGATTACCGCGAATGGCTGTCGGCGGCGGCCATGCTGCACGAGGTGGGGAGTTACGTGAACCGCACCGGCTGGCACCGGCACGCGTACTACATCATCGCGCACTCGGAGATCCTGGGATACACGCCGCAGCAGCGGAGGATCATCGCGGCCATCGCGCGCTACCTGGGCGCGCTGCTGCCCACGCCCGGTCAGCCGTACCTGAAGGCTCTGTCGCCACCGGATCGCAAGCTGGTGCCGAAGGCCGTGGCGCTGCTGCGGCTGGCCCGCGCCCTGAACCAGGGACGCCGGGGAGCGGTCACCGGGGTCACGGCGCGGGTGAAGGACGGAAGGGTGACTCTCGAGCTCAAGGCGGTCAAGCGCATCGGCGCCGATCTGGAGCTGTGGATGCTCGACAAAGAGCGGGGTCACTTCCGGGACTTGTTCGGGCGGGAATTGTTCGCGGAATTAACCTGA
- a CDS encoding HDIG domain-containing protein: MSANPELRRTVQKLWPELRWIKDGSLRDKTTRTWVRAFELSPLTAEDLDEIPFTLLIPNCSTTFMEHKRCVVHIARRSAEVMKKFMGRALEIDMDTVIAGAILADVGKLLEYEKVGGKTRQSERGEFLRHPFTGVALAMECGVPEKVCHIIAAHAAEGAQVKRTTEAWIVHHADFMAFEPFKTLKK, from the coding sequence ATGTCGGCGAATCCGGAATTGCGCAGGACTGTTCAAAAGCTTTGGCCCGAGCTGAGGTGGATCAAGGACGGAAGCCTGCGCGACAAAACGACTCGGACGTGGGTGCGAGCCTTCGAGCTGAGCCCGCTCACAGCCGAAGACCTCGACGAGATCCCGTTCACCCTGCTCATTCCCAACTGCTCGACCACGTTCATGGAGCACAAGCGGTGCGTGGTGCATATCGCGCGGCGGTCCGCGGAGGTGATGAAGAAATTCATGGGGCGGGCGCTCGAGATCGACATGGATACGGTGATCGCCGGCGCCATCCTGGCGGACGTCGGCAAGCTGCTGGAGTACGAGAAGGTCGGCGGCAAGACCCGCCAAAGCGAACGCGGAGAGTTCCTGCGACATCCGTTCACCGGAGTGGCGCTCGCCATGGAGTGCGGCGTGCCGGAGAAGGTGTGTCACATCATCGCGGCACACGCCGCCGAAGGGGCGCAGGTAAAGCGCACCACCGAGGCCTGGATCGTGCATCACGCGGATTTCATGGCGTTCGAGCCGTTTAAGACGCTGAAGAAGTAG